The following proteins come from a genomic window of Methanocella conradii HZ254:
- a CDS encoding tRNA(His) guanylyltransferase Thg1 family protein, translating to MKNDNIHYHLIKIMLFRGHIVDNGERYKAREIYRDIKALPPVIVRADGRNFKEALARLGLDKPYDIRFEKAMVSAGRMLIGHSGLAPDWAYTFSDEFNVFFKVLPFQGRIEKLDSVVPSYLASALTLALNADTPLAFDARVVPLHNEDVPGYLKWRQAEAWRNHMQSYGFYTLVKEGVPEQEASRKMKGMKFEDVHEMMWQRGINLGVTPGWQRKGVLIYRKDGGIIESWDPPLFGSSEGKDLIKSIIT from the coding sequence ATGAAAAACGATAATATACATTACCACTTAATAAAGATAATGCTGTTCAGGGGCCATATCGTGGATAATGGAGAGCGCTATAAGGCCAGGGAAATATACAGGGATATCAAAGCGCTGCCCCCGGTCATCGTGAGGGCTGACGGGCGGAATTTTAAGGAGGCATTAGCCAGGCTCGGCCTAGATAAGCCCTATGATATTAGGTTTGAAAAGGCAATGGTATCGGCCGGGAGGATGCTTATAGGGCATAGCGGCCTGGCCCCCGACTGGGCCTACACGTTCTCCGATGAGTTCAACGTCTTTTTTAAGGTGCTCCCCTTCCAGGGGCGCATCGAAAAGCTCGACTCCGTCGTGCCCTCTTACCTGGCCAGCGCCCTCACCCTGGCCCTTAACGCGGACACGCCCCTGGCCTTCGACGCCCGGGTGGTCCCGCTTCACAATGAGGACGTGCCAGGCTACCTTAAATGGAGGCAGGCGGAGGCGTGGCGGAACCACATGCAGTCATATGGCTTCTACACGCTGGTCAAGGAGGGGGTTCCAGAACAAGAAGCCTCGCGGAAGATGAAGGGCATGAAGTTCGAGGACGTCCATGAGATGATGTGGCAAAGGGGGATCAACCTGGGCGTGACGCCAGGGTGGCAGCGGAAGGGCGTGCTCATCTATAGGAAGGATGGCGGGATTATAGAATCATGGGACCCGCCGCTTTTCGGCTCCAGCGAAGGCAAGGATTTAATAAAAAGCATAATCACTTAA
- a CDS encoding MDR family MFS transporter, producing MPLKLPSYDRRLWILFFGMALNQFGMSIVMPFISIYLYYYQGVPAGLVGFAMFVSSFVGAIFQLVGGEMCDRIGRRLTFILGLVILIVSFLLLGWAVNVRAPYELYLLILSMTRVATGLFRPIPNIIATDLVPRDKRLEAFSLLRIGQNAGFALGPIVGGFMALLSYTSMFYFTAITSGIYLLLVILFISDTRTCMPSARFSLRDVGSIAGDRPFMAFSLLVFLVTVVYSQMYSPLSVYAKGFVGLSEPEVGVLFAINGTMVVVAQYIVTRLTDSLRLTTSMGLGVALYALGFGLVAFSHSFLMLGLCVFIITLGELTYMPPSTTLTANLSSGENRGRYQGFSGLTSTLGFAVGPLIGGMLLDHLPPVAMWLIIGVSGMACALGLVYLKLLIPEEKNGAKLIG from the coding sequence ATGCCACTAAAATTGCCATCGTATGACCGCAGGCTATGGATACTATTCTTCGGTATGGCCCTAAACCAGTTTGGCATGTCCATCGTGATGCCCTTCATCTCGATCTACCTGTATTATTATCAGGGGGTGCCTGCGGGCCTCGTGGGCTTCGCCATGTTCGTCTCCTCATTTGTCGGCGCCATATTCCAGCTTGTCGGAGGGGAGATGTGTGACAGGATTGGGAGGCGGCTCACCTTTATACTGGGGCTGGTGATACTAATAGTAAGCTTCCTGCTTTTGGGGTGGGCGGTCAACGTCAGGGCGCCCTACGAGCTATACCTGCTCATATTGTCCATGACGAGGGTGGCCACGGGCCTCTTCAGGCCCATACCGAACATCATCGCGACCGACCTCGTTCCCAGAGATAAGCGGCTGGAGGCCTTCAGCCTGCTCAGGATAGGGCAGAACGCCGGGTTCGCCCTCGGCCCCATCGTGGGAGGGTTCATGGCCCTTCTCTCGTACACCTCGATGTTCTACTTTACCGCTATAACTAGCGGCATCTACCTGCTCCTCGTGATACTCTTCATAAGCGATACGAGGACCTGCATGCCCTCCGCAAGGTTCTCCTTAAGGGATGTCGGGAGCATAGCGGGCGACAGGCCTTTCATGGCCTTCTCGCTCCTCGTATTTCTGGTGACAGTGGTGTACTCCCAGATGTACTCCCCTCTATCTGTGTATGCGAAGGGATTCGTGGGGCTATCCGAGCCAGAGGTGGGGGTGCTCTTCGCCATAAACGGGACCATGGTCGTGGTGGCGCAGTATATTGTAACGAGGCTGACGGACAGCCTCAGGCTGACCACGTCAATGGGCCTGGGAGTGGCGCTATATGCACTTGGCTTCGGGCTTGTCGCCTTCTCCCACAGCTTCCTCATGCTGGGGCTCTGCGTGTTCATCATCACGCTTGGCGAATTAACGTACATGCCCCCGTCAACCACCCTGACCGCAAACCTGTCGTCGGGCGAAAACCGGGGACGGTATCAGGGCTTTTCCGGCCTGACGAGCACGCTAGGGTTCGCCGTCGGGCCCCTAATCGGAGGGATGCTGCTGGACCATTTGCCCCCTGTTGCGATGTGGCTCATCATAGGCGTATCGGGGATGGCGTGTGCCCTTGGTCTCGTATACCTGAAATTGCTGATACCTGAAGAAAAGAACGGCGCTAAGCTTATAGGCTAG
- a CDS encoding PRC-barrel domain-containing protein translates to MIADITSLFDLNVYTDKGKYVGKVQDVQLEANERKISGLALGNINRDLFDVETKGVIIPYRWVLAASDIIIIRQPNVNLGGKEEAEEA, encoded by the coding sequence ATGATTGCTGATATTACCTCTTTATTCGACCTGAACGTTTATACGGATAAGGGGAAGTACGTGGGGAAGGTGCAGGACGTCCAGCTCGAGGCAAACGAGAGGAAGATATCCGGCCTGGCCCTCGGGAACATCAACAGGGACCTGTTTGACGTGGAGACCAAGGGCGTCATAATCCCTTACAGGTGGGTGCTGGCAGCCTCTGACATAATCATAATCAGGCAGCCGAATGTGAACCTGGGCGGGAAGGAAGAGGCGGAAGAGGCGTGA
- a CDS encoding M50 family metallopeptidase: MDSSLKIGSFMGIPIKLHVTFLLILPFIAFAFATSPPPLGFSGVSSLWARVGLSLLAAIFLFACVLVHEMAHSYVAVKNGIRIGGITLFLFGGVSEMEDIPRNPGVEMLMAFVGPAMSILLGVIFTLAYFAVPGLKGDIYLGTMVALLAYMNIALGIFNIMPAFPMDGGRVLRGFLAERMPYIRATRIAVSIGKLFAYILGLVGLLLWPIGLWLIIIAIFIYIAAGEEERSTMTSITLEGIKVKDIMTTDVHTMEANATAAECIETMFKLKHLGYPVVEEGKMVGIVTLTDVSRVPAEARAATPVRDVMTRKVITLKPDDDAFMALQKLSTNRIGRLVVMEGDRIAGIVSRTDMLKALELYEVTRAEAAARTQK; the protein is encoded by the coding sequence ATGGACTCGTCTCTTAAAATTGGCAGCTTCATGGGCATTCCCATCAAGCTTCACGTCACGTTTTTATTGATCCTGCCCTTCATCGCGTTCGCGTTTGCTACCTCGCCCCCTCCGCTGGGCTTCAGCGGCGTCTCTAGCCTGTGGGCGCGCGTCGGCCTCAGCCTTCTGGCCGCCATATTTTTGTTCGCCTGCGTGCTCGTCCACGAGATGGCTCATTCTTACGTGGCGGTGAAGAACGGGATAAGGATCGGCGGCATCACTCTCTTCCTTTTCGGCGGGGTCTCAGAGATGGAGGACATACCGAGGAACCCCGGGGTGGAGATGCTTATGGCGTTCGTGGGGCCGGCGATGAGCATCCTGCTCGGCGTCATCTTCACGCTCGCGTACTTCGCCGTGCCAGGCCTGAAAGGCGACATATACCTGGGCACCATGGTCGCCCTGCTGGCGTACATGAACATAGCCCTGGGCATATTCAACATCATGCCCGCATTCCCGATGGACGGCGGGAGGGTATTGAGGGGATTCCTGGCCGAGAGGATGCCGTATATCAGGGCCACCCGGATAGCCGTTAGCATAGGTAAGCTTTTCGCTTACATTCTCGGCCTCGTTGGCCTGCTGCTGTGGCCCATCGGGCTATGGCTAATCATCATCGCAATCTTCATTTATATCGCCGCAGGGGAGGAGGAGCGCTCGACCATGACATCCATAACGCTGGAAGGCATAAAGGTCAAGGACATCATGACGACGGACGTTCATACCATGGAAGCGAACGCCACCGCCGCGGAGTGCATCGAAACGATGTTCAAGCTCAAGCACCTCGGCTACCCTGTGGTCGAGGAGGGTAAGATGGTGGGCATAGTCACCCTGACCGACGTCTCGCGGGTTCCGGCGGAGGCAAGGGCGGCCACGCCCGTGAGAGACGTCATGACCAGAAAGGTTATCACCTTGAAGCCCGATGATGACGCGTTCATGGCGCTTCAGAAGCTTTCGACGAACAGGATTGGGCGCCTGGTGGTCATGGAGGGCGACCGCATCGCGGGCATAGTCTCCAGGACTGACATGCTCAAGGCGCTGGAGCTCTACGAGGTCACCAGGGCTGAGGCAGCCGCCAGGACGCAAAAATAG
- a CDS encoding TraB/GumN family protein yields MLIEGQASNEQRISPNPKDNIVLVGTAHVSEKSIRDVEEAIEAYRPDIVAVELDARRYQALKEGGQEKKEIPIKELLKGNNLAIFLIQTMLAFVQRKVGAEMGVKPGSEMLAAIEAANKRGIPVALIDRDLGVTLARFWSKMSLREKFRMLYSLILAALGIGTKDIDVDKMTSEDVVADLIEELREFTPSVAEVLVDERDAYLAHNLLELGKTKKVVAVVGAGHREGIKRHLEHPESMPPMESISSVPKRRRIPWLKLFSGLVVLSVVFVFMLLILSGIPLEQLLLALLVLFIVQGALSALFVALVGGHWKSVATAFALAWYAFLNPVLAIGWLAGVVEAAQRPPTMEDLNGLLGSDDSGVIDTLKGMLDNRLFKAIAVAAMANIGSMVGTFVGAAILVYYFHLTDPVQLLQSGVSNGYHAVASWLAALRL; encoded by the coding sequence ATGTTGATCGAAGGACAGGCCTCGAATGAACAGCGCATCTCTCCAAACCCGAAGGATAATATAGTATTGGTGGGCACTGCCCACGTCTCGGAAAAGAGCATAAGGGACGTGGAGGAGGCTATAGAGGCTTACAGGCCGGACATCGTGGCAGTGGAGCTCGACGCCCGCCGCTACCAGGCCTTAAAAGAAGGTGGCCAGGAGAAAAAGGAGATCCCCATCAAGGAGCTTTTAAAGGGCAATAACCTCGCCATCTTTTTAATCCAGACGATGCTGGCCTTCGTCCAGCGCAAGGTTGGCGCCGAGATGGGCGTGAAGCCTGGCTCGGAGATGCTAGCGGCGATCGAGGCAGCGAACAAGAGGGGCATACCCGTCGCCCTCATAGACCGGGACCTCGGGGTTACCCTCGCGAGGTTCTGGAGCAAGATGTCGCTGCGCGAGAAGTTCAGGATGCTTTATTCTTTAATACTCGCAGCCCTGGGCATAGGCACGAAGGACATAGACGTGGATAAGATGACCAGCGAGGACGTGGTGGCCGACCTTATAGAGGAGCTCAGGGAGTTCACCCCATCCGTGGCAGAAGTCCTGGTTGACGAGCGCGACGCCTACCTGGCCCATAACCTGCTGGAGCTGGGAAAAACAAAAAAGGTGGTCGCAGTGGTGGGAGCGGGCCACAGGGAGGGCATTAAGAGGCATCTCGAGCACCCCGAGTCCATGCCACCCATGGAGTCCATATCGTCCGTGCCGAAGAGGCGCCGCATACCCTGGCTGAAGCTCTTCAGCGGGCTGGTCGTGCTGTCGGTTGTATTCGTCTTTATGCTGTTGATCCTGTCCGGTATACCGCTGGAGCAATTGCTCCTTGCGCTGCTCGTGCTCTTCATCGTGCAAGGCGCATTGTCTGCGCTGTTCGTCGCCCTCGTGGGTGGCCACTGGAAGTCGGTGGCCACCGCCTTCGCCCTGGCGTGGTACGCCTTCCTCAACCCGGTGCTCGCCATAGGCTGGCTGGCGGGCGTCGTTGAGGCCGCGCAGCGCCCCCCGACTATGGAGGACTTGAATGGCCTTTTGGGCAGCGATGATAGTGGGGTCATTGACACGCTTAAGGGCATGCTCGATAATAGGCTCTTTAAGGCCATCGCCGTGGCCGCCATGGCGAACATAGGCAGCATGGTCGGCACTTTCGTCGGCGCCGCCATCCTCGTGTACTATTTCCACCTCACCGACCCCGTACAGCTTCTTCAGTCTGGCGTTAGTAATGGCTACCATGCCGTGGCCTCCTGGTTGGCAGCCCTACGGCTTTAA
- a CDS encoding transposase produces MYSGGKNMYTVNVLKGDRMKRCLRYAVCGLTGRGSFLALAIQPYEQVFKAIMVEKLLERLPCNPGLVLMDRYFSSVDVYKTVMARGMSFLTPYKINERTDELYKESVLDGEVVKDYSMRSRTGW; encoded by the coding sequence GTGTATAGTGGAGGGAAGAACATGTACACGGTGAACGTGTTGAAAGGGGATAGGATGAAGAGGTGTCTCAGGTACGCTGTGTGTGGTTTGACAGGGCGGGGTAGCTTCCTCGCCCTGGCAATCCAGCCCTACGAGCAGGTCTTCAAGGCTATCATGGTGGAAAAACTCTTGGAGAGACTGCCCTGCAATCCGGGATTGGTGCTCATGGACCGTTATTTCAGTAGTGTGGACGTTTACAAGACTGTAATGGCCAGGGGCATGAGTTTTTTAACCCCCTACAAGATTAACGAGAGGACTGACGAACTCTACAAGGAGTCAGTCCTCGACGGGGAGGTGGTCAAGGATTATTCTATGAGGAGCAGGACGGGGTGGTGA
- a CDS encoding RAD55 family ATPase has protein sequence MLFFDWGQNMELPTVKTGINGLDELLGGGIPKGSTLLISGPPGSGKTVLALQYIFNQARKGDRALFVSTCELLYSINKFASTMAFYDLDLIKTGVNVDFYGSREEGGFVEFWDYSLGTTLAGGNAGDIFDIIQEKVSSHRIDHLVVDSISSINLFLGDDADRRKKLLSFMGWASRSGCTTILTTEGGGIERLLADGIVDLTRLEVPSRGAMAAPAKALEVVKVRGQAHATGRYLYNITRDGIMVMAPGVGELKGKAAKAGIQGLDENIDGMLYGSAWHFNIRDGALVRPMVDAMAREAADAGDGVVCITSKGNGLKMAEDMMAGLTNGRRWRMFVDLGLLEKSSGPAEAWKIYGSALSLAREKGHLLISYTGPEYGLFLAGEAEASSDGVVDVWDYGGYALLQIKKAPFAKSFEPFVARLENGQVRLGPL, from the coding sequence ATGCTATTCTTTGATTGGGGACAAAACATGGAGCTGCCAACAGTTAAAACCGGCATTAATGGACTTGACGAGTTGCTTGGAGGTGGCATCCCAAAAGGCTCCACTTTGCTCATATCCGGCCCTCCAGGCTCAGGCAAGACGGTGCTGGCGCTCCAGTACATCTTCAACCAGGCAAGAAAGGGCGACCGCGCCCTCTTCGTGAGCACGTGCGAGCTCCTGTACTCGATAAATAAGTTCGCATCCACGATGGCATTCTACGACCTGGACCTCATAAAGACAGGGGTTAACGTCGACTTTTACGGTTCACGAGAAGAGGGGGGATTCGTCGAGTTCTGGGATTATTCGCTAGGAACGACGCTTGCGGGAGGGAACGCTGGCGACATTTTTGACATAATACAGGAAAAGGTGAGCTCACACCGTATCGACCACCTGGTAGTCGATTCCATCTCGTCGATAAACCTGTTTCTGGGAGATGATGCTGATAGGAGGAAGAAGCTATTATCGTTCATGGGGTGGGCATCCCGCTCCGGCTGCACCACCATTCTCACGACGGAGGGGGGAGGGATCGAGCGGTTGCTGGCAGACGGCATAGTCGACCTCACGCGCCTCGAGGTGCCTAGCCGGGGAGCCATGGCCGCTCCTGCAAAGGCCCTGGAGGTCGTTAAGGTCAGGGGACAGGCACATGCCACGGGCCGATACCTGTATAATATCACCAGGGATGGCATAATGGTCATGGCGCCGGGCGTAGGAGAACTAAAAGGTAAGGCCGCTAAGGCAGGCATCCAGGGCCTTGATGAGAATATCGACGGCATGTTGTATGGCTCTGCGTGGCACTTTAACATAAGGGATGGAGCGTTGGTCAGGCCCATGGTGGACGCGATGGCGCGGGAGGCGGCCGATGCCGGAGATGGCGTCGTATGCATTACTTCTAAGGGTAATGGCCTAAAAATGGCCGAGGATATGATGGCGGGTTTGACCAATGGCAGGCGGTGGAGGATGTTCGTGGACCTCGGCCTGCTCGAAAAGTCTTCCGGGCCAGCCGAGGCGTGGAAAATTTACGGGTCTGCGTTAAGCCTCGCTCGCGAAAAAGGCCACTTGCTTATATCTTATACAGGGCCTGAGTATGGCCTTTTCCTCGCCGGCGAGGCCGAGGCCTCGTCAGACGGCGTCGTAGACGTTTGGGACTATGGTGGCTATGCCCTCTTACAAATAAAAAAAGCGCCCTTCGCTAAGAGCTTCGAGCCGTTCGTCGCACGGCTTGAGAATGGTCAGGTGCGGCTTGGGCCGCTCTAA
- a CDS encoding RAD55 family ATPase: MTEIKNRAKFGIPDLDTALDGGLPRGSLVLIEEDTGAKSQILLSKFIAEGLLNNEYCYIFNMEHPPQAIVNSLNAFGLEPEEYINNDQLIIIDGFTDAFGWGEFVSKWKYVCHDLSNISEVHEVVKKATADIKPYNNLRGTVDSLTTLIMATDSERSILNYIHHQMAIQKNYGTTTLYTIHAGAHRPELVKALEHIVDGVIWISMVEVDNEPRDVIQIKKLRESRYSSRKYFFNADEEGARLEEMRKAFPGKP, translated from the coding sequence ATGACAGAGATAAAGAACAGGGCGAAATTCGGCATCCCCGACCTGGACACAGCCCTCGACGGGGGCCTGCCCAGGGGCTCGCTCGTGCTCATCGAAGAAGACACAGGCGCAAAATCTCAAATCCTGCTGAGCAAGTTCATAGCCGAAGGCCTGCTGAACAACGAGTACTGCTATATATTCAACATGGAGCACCCGCCGCAGGCCATCGTGAACTCGCTTAACGCCTTCGGCCTCGAGCCCGAGGAGTACATCAATAACGACCAGCTGATAATCATCGACGGCTTCACAGACGCCTTCGGGTGGGGAGAGTTCGTGTCAAAGTGGAAGTACGTGTGCCACGACCTTTCTAATATTTCCGAGGTGCATGAGGTGGTCAAGAAGGCCACCGCCGATATCAAGCCCTATAACAACCTGCGAGGCACAGTCGACTCGCTGACCACGCTCATCATGGCCACCGACTCTGAGCGCTCCATCCTGAACTATATTCACCACCAGATGGCCATCCAGAAGAACTATGGCACAACCACGCTTTACACCATTCACGCAGGCGCTCATCGCCCCGAGCTGGTTAAGGCATTGGAGCATATCGTGGACGGCGTGATCTGGATCAGCATGGTGGAAGTTGACAATGAGCCGAGGGACGTGATACAGATCAAAAAGCTGAGAGAGTCGCGCTATTCGTCGAGGAAGTATTTCTTTAACGCAGACGAAGAGGGCGCGAGGCTCGAAGAGATGAGAAAGGCTTTTCCAGGTAAGCCTTAG
- a CDS encoding tetratricopeptide repeat protein, with amino-acid sequence MMVNTKRAVGISEGPKGEGGVAEHNVDNARLLLEKGDTARAIVELKKAALANPGDADVHYDIGVALVRAGRLDEAIESFVRAIKVKPSFAEAHYNLGVVFSKKGMVDDAIKEYDRAVRLKPDYFKAHFNLALALTHKGLMVHAKKELMMVGSIKRKKAIEHYNHGVELANREDFVGSLAEFREALRLCPDLYQAHNNIGALLAHNGMLDRAIAEYEKGLKINPDDPELHFNRALALGAKGDHNSALKDLGEAIRLSPGFAEAHYSLGRTLAVLNKLDWAAYEYNETLRLDPGMVIVYFELGLVLEEHGKLDEAAEAYRSFIARCRPEHGALRDQAERRLDAVEKALAAPP; translated from the coding sequence ATGATGGTAAACACGAAAAGAGCCGTGGGCATATCCGAAGGGCCTAAAGGCGAGGGGGGAGTGGCCGAGCATAACGTTGATAATGCCAGGTTATTGCTTGAGAAGGGAGATACCGCAAGAGCCATCGTCGAGCTAAAAAAGGCGGCCTTGGCAAATCCGGGGGACGCAGACGTTCACTATGACATCGGCGTGGCCCTTGTGCGGGCGGGCAGGCTTGACGAGGCCATCGAATCGTTCGTCAGGGCGATAAAAGTAAAGCCGTCGTTCGCGGAGGCCCACTACAACCTGGGCGTCGTGTTCTCGAAGAAGGGCATGGTCGACGACGCGATAAAGGAGTATGACAGGGCCGTGAGGCTCAAGCCGGACTACTTTAAAGCCCATTTTAACCTTGCGCTGGCCCTCACCCATAAGGGGCTGATGGTGCACGCCAAAAAAGAGCTTATGATGGTTGGAAGCATTAAGCGTAAAAAGGCGATAGAACACTATAACCATGGGGTGGAACTGGCGAACAGGGAAGACTTCGTCGGCTCATTGGCAGAGTTTCGCGAGGCGCTCCGCTTATGCCCCGACCTTTATCAGGCGCATAACAATATAGGCGCGCTGCTGGCGCATAACGGAATGCTGGACAGGGCCATCGCAGAATATGAAAAAGGCCTCAAGATAAACCCGGACGACCCCGAGTTACACTTCAACAGGGCGCTGGCGCTGGGCGCGAAGGGAGACCATAACTCCGCCCTTAAGGATTTAGGCGAGGCCATCAGGCTCAGCCCAGGCTTCGCGGAGGCGCATTACAGCCTTGGCAGGACCCTGGCCGTGCTGAATAAGCTGGACTGGGCAGCATATGAGTATAATGAAACGCTGCGTCTCGACCCGGGCATGGTAATCGTATATTTCGAGCTGGGGCTTGTCCTCGAGGAGCATGGAAAGCTGGATGAGGCGGCGGAGGCTTACCGGTCTTTCATCGCTCGATGCAGGCCCGAGCATGGCGCGCTCAGGGACCAGGCGGAAAGGCGCCTGGATGCGGTCGAGAAAGCTCTAGCTGCACCGCCGTGA
- a CDS encoding ribonuclease Z, with translation MLVRFLGTNGWFDSATGNSICTLLEANDAYVVLDAGNGIHKLGMYVKDERPVYLFLSHFHLDHIVGLHTLVKLKLPQGLKIFGMEGTEKSLMAIMRRPYTVPLGEGPFPIEVLELPRDAERAPFLESYGFLVHSDPCIGFRFRLDGKSIAYCTDTGICDELIRLGMGADLLITECSELSGRHSDRWPHLNPEDAVSVARRAGAKRLALTHFNAHLYGTIESRKKIEERLAGAFEGLTVAIDDATLEI, from the coding sequence ATGCTTGTAAGGTTTCTGGGCACGAACGGCTGGTTCGATTCGGCCACCGGCAACTCGATATGCACGCTCCTCGAGGCAAACGATGCCTACGTAGTGCTCGACGCGGGCAACGGCATCCACAAGCTGGGCATGTACGTCAAAGACGAAAGGCCCGTTTACCTCTTCTTAAGCCACTTCCACCTCGACCACATAGTGGGCCTACACACGCTCGTCAAGCTAAAGCTGCCTCAAGGGCTTAAGATATTTGGCATGGAGGGGACGGAGAAGTCGCTCATGGCGATAATGAGAAGGCCGTATACCGTGCCCCTGGGAGAAGGTCCTTTTCCGATCGAGGTGCTCGAATTGCCCCGGGACGCCGAGAGGGCGCCTTTCCTGGAGAGCTACGGCTTCCTTGTGCACTCCGACCCGTGTATTGGATTCAGGTTCAGGCTGGACGGCAAATCAATCGCTTATTGCACGGACACGGGCATCTGCGATGAGCTTATAAGGCTTGGGATGGGCGCAGACCTTTTGATAACCGAGTGCTCGGAGCTATCCGGCCGGCACAGCGACCGCTGGCCACACCTCAACCCCGAGGACGCCGTAAGCGTCGCCAGGCGGGCAGGGGCGAAGAGGCTGGCGCTCACCCACTTTAACGCCCACCTGTATGGCACTATCGAGTCGCGGAAAAAGATAGAGGAGCGGCTGGCAGGGGCCTTCGAAGGGCTCACCGTGGCGATCGACGATGCCACGCTAGAAATATAA
- a CDS encoding HAD family hydrolase — protein sequence MITTILFDVYGTLIDIVTDESDPSAYEAISRWLEYKYIYLSADQLKWLYREEFARRLGTEEARRRIEADIFKNIIEEFEARMGERRELYPDADVRDVFKSIILRFASRTPEELDHLSTDLSHLFRSSTRKHIFLYPTVKPALEQMQKRYRLGIVSNAQEAFTLPELGLYDLTRYFETIVLSSEVGVKKPNSMIFARALSNLNVKPSEAVMVGNDMTADMMGASKLGMKTILVSQRSKPEQQISGIRPDAVVSNVNLFEVLSLVDAWNASRKP from the coding sequence TTGATCACCACCATCCTCTTCGACGTCTACGGCACGCTCATCGACATCGTCACGGACGAATCGGACCCTTCCGCTTACGAGGCCATCTCAAGATGGCTCGAATACAAGTACATTTACCTGTCTGCGGACCAGCTTAAGTGGCTCTATCGCGAGGAGTTCGCCCGGCGCCTTGGCACCGAGGAGGCCAGGAGGCGCATCGAGGCGGACATTTTCAAGAACATCATAGAGGAGTTCGAGGCCAGGATGGGCGAGCGCAGGGAGCTTTACCCCGATGCTGACGTGCGGGACGTCTTCAAGAGCATCATCCTCAGGTTCGCCTCCAGGACGCCCGAGGAGCTCGACCACCTTTCGACGGACCTCTCCCACTTATTCAGGTCCTCCACGCGTAAGCACATTTTTCTTTACCCAACGGTTAAGCCTGCGCTGGAGCAGATGCAGAAGAGGTACCGGCTTGGCATCGTCTCTAACGCCCAGGAGGCGTTCACCCTACCCGAGCTGGGGCTATATGACCTCACAAGGTACTTCGAGACGATAGTGCTCTCGAGCGAGGTGGGCGTGAAGAAGCCGAACTCGATGATCTTCGCAAGGGCGTTGAGCAACCTGAACGTGAAGCCATCTGAGGCCGTCATGGTGGGCAACGACATGACGGCTGACATGATGGGCGCATCCAAGCTTGGCATGAAGACCATACTGGTTTCGCAGAGGAGCAAGCCTGAGCAGCAGATCAGTGGGATCAGGCCTGACGCTGTGGTCTCCAACGTTAACCTCTTCGAGGTGCTCTCCCTCGTGGACGCCTGGAACGCTTCCAGAAAGCCCTAA
- a CDS encoding phosphotransferase, translating into MKAAALRWVSELARQNPEAFSDASNGSNGMEEPSASSHESCVFGVDGTRVHVKFFRRTLGRTGVTYDPCREMKAEYAMLKEYEKNGFSSGPYRIVRALGVNEALDCALATVYVGGATLLSLIQDTLKGSGKEDRLMAALDLTAGLLRKIHTVMPQDSRVDASEMFYSYLKPMLYLEEQGALDGFHRRIAKGLTRWHSFKPLFEQRGVTVHGDANPSNFKIQGGVVYGFDVERSRPGRSPLLDVGTVVAELSHQCAYLAKDEDRARPYIARFLTAYAPDAGEREKLLRMLPFYVSRGFLKIAMLGYWKPDYRRYLVERGTRCIEVVP; encoded by the coding sequence GTGAAAGCCGCCGCGCTGAGGTGGGTATCAGAGCTGGCGAGGCAGAACCCGGAGGCGTTCAGCGACGCCAGCAATGGATCGAACGGGATGGAAGAGCCATCCGCCTCGTCCCACGAGTCCTGCGTCTTCGGGGTAGACGGGACGAGAGTACACGTAAAATTCTTCAGGAGAACCCTGGGCAGGACTGGCGTCACGTACGACCCGTGCAGGGAGATGAAGGCGGAGTACGCCATGCTCAAGGAGTATGAGAAGAATGGTTTCTCTTCGGGCCCGTATCGCATCGTGAGGGCGCTGGGGGTAAACGAGGCCCTTGACTGCGCCCTTGCCACCGTATACGTTGGAGGGGCCACGCTTCTATCGCTCATCCAGGATACGCTAAAGGGCAGCGGGAAGGAGGATAGGCTTATGGCCGCCCTCGACCTGACGGCCGGGCTGCTCAGAAAAATCCACACGGTCATGCCACAGGATAGCAGGGTAGACGCGTCGGAGATGTTCTACTCATACCTTAAGCCTATGCTCTACCTTGAAGAGCAGGGCGCGCTGGACGGCTTCCACCGGAGGATCGCTAAAGGGCTGACGCGGTGGCATAGCTTCAAGCCACTATTCGAGCAGCGGGGGGTCACCGTCCACGGCGATGCCAACCCGTCGAACTTCAAGATACAGGGGGGAGTGGTTTACGGATTCGACGTCGAGCGTAGCCGTCCGGGGCGAAGCCCCCTCCTGGACGTCGGCACGGTGGTGGCGGAGCTCAGCCACCAGTGCGCATACCTGGCGAAAGACGAGGATAGGGCGCGGCCCTACATTGCCCGCTTCCTGACGGCCTACGCGCCCGACGCAGGCGAGCGCGAAAAACTGCTGAGGATGCTGCCCTTCTACGTATCCCGCGGGTTCCTCAAGATCGCAATGCTGGGGTACTGGAAGCCCGACTACCGGAGGTACCTCGTAGAGCGGGGCACGCGGTGCATCGAGGTGGTGCCTTGA